One genomic segment of Sminthopsis crassicaudata isolate SCR6 chromosome 4, ASM4859323v1, whole genome shotgun sequence includes these proteins:
- the LOC141539157 gene encoding keratin, type I cuticular Ha3-I, with product MPYNCCLPSISCRTSCASRPCLPPSCHGCTLPGACNIPANIGTCGWFCEGSFNGNEKETMQFLNDRLANYLEKVRQLERENAELECRIREWCQQQVPYVCPDYQNYFRIIEELQQKILCTKSENARLVVQIDNAKLAADDFRTKYETELSLRQLVEADINSLRRILDNLTLCKSDLEAKVESLKEELLCLKQNHEQEVNTLRCQLGERLNVEVDAAPTVDLNRILNETRCQYETVVENNRRDVEEWFTTQTEELNKQVVSSSEQLQNCQAEIIELRRTVNALEIELQAQHNLRDSLENTLTETEARYSSQLSQVQCMITNVEDQLAEIRGDLERQNQEYQVLLDVRARLECEIATYQGLLESEDCKLPCNPCATTNACGKPIGPCPVSNPCGPCGPCAPRSRCGPCNSFIC from the exons ATGCCTTACAACTGTTGCCTGCCCAGCATCAGCTGCCGTACCAGCTGCGCTTCTAGGCCCTGCCTGCCTCCCAGCTGCCATGGCTGCACCCTCCCTGGAGCCTGCAACATCCCCGCCAATATAGGCACCTGTGGCTGGTTCTGTGAAGGCTCCTTCAATGGCAACGAGAAGGAGACCATGCAGTTCCTGAATGACCGCCTGGCCAACTACCTGGAGAAGGTTCGACAACTGGAGAGGGAGAATGCTGAGCTGGAGTGTAGGATCCGGGAGTGGTGCCAACAGCAGGTCCCCTACGTGTGCCCAGACTACCAGAACTACTTCAGGATCATTGAGGAGCTCCAGCAGAAG ATCTTGTGCACCAAGTCTGAGAATGCCAGGTTGGTGGTACAAATCGACAATGCTAAGCTGGCTGCTGATGACTTCAGGACCAA GTATGAGACTGAGTTGTCCCTGCGCCAGCTGGTAGAGGCTGACATCAACAGCCTGCGCAGGATTCTGGATAATCTGACCCTGTGCAAGTCTGATTTGGAGGCTAAAGTGGAGTCCCTGAAGGAGGAACTGCTCTGTCTCAAGCAGAACCATGAGCAG GAAGTCAACACCCTGCGATGCCAGCTTGGGGAGCGCCTCAATGTGGAGGTGGATGCTGCTCCAACTGTGGACCTGAACAGGATATTGAATGAGACTCGGTGTCAGTATGAGACTGTGGTGGAGAACAACCGTAGAGATGTGGAGGAATGGTTCACCACTCAG ACAGAGGAACTGAACAAGCAGGTGGTTTCCAGCTCTGAACAACTGCAGAACTGCCAGGCTGAGATCATTGAGCTGAGACGCACTGTCAATGCTCTGGAGATTGAGTTGCAGGCCCAACACAACCTG AGAGATTCTCTTGAAAATACTCTGACAGAAACCGAAGCCCGTTACAGCTCTCAGCTGTCTCAGGTACAGTGTATGATCACCAATGTTGAAGATCAGCTGGCTGAGATCCGTGGTGACCTGGAGAGGCAGAACCAAGAGTACCAGGTGCTTCTAGATGTTAGAGCCCGGCTAGAGTGTGAAATCGCTACATACCAGGGTCTGCTGGAGAGTGAGGATTGCAA ACTTCCTTGCAACCCCTGTGCCACAACCAATGCCTGTGGGAAGCCCATTGGTCCTTGCCCAGTTAGTAATCCTTGTGGCCCCTGTGGTCCCTGTGCCCCTCGCTCAAGATGTGGCCCCTGCAACTCTTTCATATGCTAA